In Populus nigra chromosome 10, ddPopNigr1.1, whole genome shotgun sequence, the following proteins share a genomic window:
- the LOC133705616 gene encoding uncharacterized protein LOC133705616 isoform X1, producing the protein MGNEMGNNNTSGLREEDSTTDEAQEKSVQEPTNANAVKEENHVVPAGESKDYHEKVKGLDRDDRKGSGDTHDHNQTSDEAEHAEAHPTPESPKAETKPNEVGGGDNEFHPASFSNELEGNEKSTESHLEETVLGANSNQLERQASFKKAEEQEIMSVSTFVTISPSHDPEPQESMDLKFDQQEFIENHSEQSIKDSTNSLETSENIVGSNIVEDIITKENGHLVETCAYDNLDGILVSGTTLNMEKKMGDLSEKEMASQEDKMLSEEKVDVEVGNEVGNDLSKTVVMEPTAIRSDSRSEHREKCEEEFTREMDCYGNNCSESQPQVNLIANSANSHMELSVPEDKCMVLTEETEFTRKESETEVNKHDYSPNQLMDDSNRESEIELKHASQNDSFLGPSFKNNEESSVDASHDPTSNGSCQVEEAKVSENGYIDLFNDIQSEASEDGCKESEGDAMIVPELGIIPEELSMSNGKGNEGGTDCKLEEEKTAEKQIVEEIKEKTEAPCAIGKGAEEQQGGEQLVSKTLAVQAEAYNPQAPASLFQSQDQQQEKVTVSGDAQGSNGLTLELKPESCQEFLVAKVSTDQAEFMNILGTSDSAVELAMVKPQEEASYYFIAAREVVRETKSLAFDQCEKRDSTIFPKGGYEAQESVGRLSTESNPDNLNIHVQMRKSPSFDLDLRIEARSEESDQTPLLYQDKITVESLSDQSDVSLQSPHLLSQCSQETLRALPVEEKVIALERSDSEKSRTPFLGFLKEDEAAHAVVTPKKQDNHAAAKKTTKDLWNSPTKEVASASPKGKEKHKRRTSLFGQCMCCATVIN; encoded by the exons ATGGGAAATGAGATGGGCAACAACAACACATCTGGACTGCGAG AAGAAGATAGCACGACTGATGAGGCTCAGGAAAAATCTGTACAAGAACCTACTAATGCCAATGCCGTGAAAGAAGAAAACCATGTAGTTCCTGCAGGAGAGAGTAAAGATTATCATGAAAAAGTGAAAGGGTTAGATCGTGATGATCGAAAGGGTTCTGGAGATACTCATGATCATAACCAGACATCGGATGAGGCAG AACATGCTGAAGCTCATCCAACTCCGGAGTCTCCTAAAGCTGAAACGAAACCAAATGAAGTAGGTGGTGGAGATAATGAATTTCACCCAGCTTCTTTTTCGAATGAATTGGAAGGTAATGAGAAGTCAACAGAGTCTCATTTAGAGGAGACTGTTCTTGGAGCAAACAGTAATCAGCTAGAGAGGCAAGCTTCCTTCAAGAAAG CAGAGGAACAGGAGATCATGTCAGTTTCAACTTTTGTCACGATATCACCATCACATGATCCAGAACCTCAAGAATCTATGGACTTGAAGTTTGATCAACAGGAGTTTATTGAAAATCATTCCGAACAATCTATAAAAGATAGCACTAATTCACTGGAAACAAGTGAAAATATCGTAGGATCAAATATTGTTGAAGATATCATCACTAAGGAGAATGGTCACCTGGTGGAGACCTGCGCTTATGACAATCTGGATGGAATTCTTGTTTCTGGGACCACTCTAAACATGGAGAAGAAAATGGGTGACTTGTCGGAGAAAGAAATGGCATCTCAAGAAGATAAGATGCTTAGTGAAGAGAAAGTTGACgttgaagttggaaatgaggtTGGAAATGATTTAAGCAAAACAGTTGTTATGGAGCCAACAGCGATACGATCAGATTCTCGAAGTGAGCACAGAGAGAAATGTGAAGAAGAGTTCACCAGGGAGATGGATTGTTATGGAAACAATTGCTCAGAGTCACAGCCACAGGTCAATCTTATCGCTAACTCAGCAAACTCTCATATGGAACTATCTGTGCCTGAAGATAAATGCATGGTCCTTACTGAAGAAACTGAATTCACGAGAAAAGAATCGGAAACGGAAGTTAACAAGCATGATTACAGCCCGAATCAGTTAATGGATGATTCGAATAGAGAATCAGAGATTGAATTGAAACATGCATCTCAAAATGATTCTTTTCTCGGGCCTAGTTTCAAGAATAATGAGGAGAGTTCAGTTGATGCTTCTCATGATCCTACTAGCAACGGAAGCTGTCAAGTTGAGGAGGCAAAGGTTTCTGAGAATGGCTACATTGACTTATTCAACGACATCCAGAGTGAAGCTTCTGAAGACGGCTGCAAGGAATCTGAAGGAGACGCTATGATAGTCCCTGAACTTGGAATTATTCCAGAAGAGTTATCCATGTCCAACGGGAAAGGCAATGAAGGGGGAACAGATTGTAAACTGGAGGAAGAGAAGACAGCAGAGAAGCAAATTGTCGAAGAGATAAAGGAGAAGACAGAAGCTCCATGTGCCATTGGAAAGGGTGCAGAAGAACAGCAAGGCGGAGAACAGTTAGTGTCCAAAACACTTGCAGTACAAGCAGAAGCATATAACCCACAGGCTCCGGCTTCTCTGTTCCAGTCTCAGGATCAGCAACAAGAAAAGGTAACGGTATCTGGCGATGCTCAAGGCAGCAATGGGTTAACCTTGGAATTGAAGCCCGAGAGTTGCCAGGAGTTCCTTGTTGCAAAGGTTTCTACTGACCAAGCGGaattcatgaatattttagGGACCTCAGATTCTGCAGTTGAGTTGGCAATGGTCAAGCCTCAGGAAGAAGCTTCATACTATTTCATAGCAGCTCGAGAGGTAGTGAGAGAAACCAAATCTTTAGCTTTTGATCAATGTGAGAAACGTGATTCAACTATCTTCCCAAAGGGTGGCTATGAGGCACAAGAAAGTGTGGGGAGGCTCAGCACTGAATCAAATCCCGACAACCTGAACATTCATGTACAGATGCGAAAATCTCCAAGCTTTGATCTTGATCTCCGAATAGAAGCAAGGAGTGAAGAGTCAGATCAGACTCCACTTCTTTATCAAGACAAGATTACAGTTGAAAGCTTATCGGATCAGTCTGATGTCAGCCTTCAAAGTCCACATCTGCTTTCTCAGTGTAGTCAAGAAACACTGCGAGCATTGCCAGTTGAAGAGAAAGTGATTGCTCTGGAAAGAAGTGATTCTGAGAAGTCAAGAACACCATTCCTTGGTTTCTTGAAAGAAGATGAAGCGGCTCATGCTGTTGTTACACCAAAGAAACAAGATAACCATGCTGCTGCAAAGAAGACAACTAAGGATCTGTGGAACTCACCTACAAAGGAAGTGGCATCGGCTTCTCCTAAAGGTAAAGAGAAACATAAGCGCAGAACATCCCTCTTTGGTCAGTGCATGTGTTGTGCAACAGTGATTAATTAA
- the LOC133705616 gene encoding uncharacterized protein LOC133705616 isoform X2: MGNEMGNNNTSGLREEDSTTDEAQEKSVQEPTNANAVKEENHVVPAGESKDYHEKVKGLDRDDRKGSGDTHDHNQTSDEAEHAEAHPTPESPKAETKPNEVGGGDNEFHPASFSNELEGNEKSTESHLEETVLGANSNQLERQASFKKEEQEIMSVSTFVTISPSHDPEPQESMDLKFDQQEFIENHSEQSIKDSTNSLETSENIVGSNIVEDIITKENGHLVETCAYDNLDGILVSGTTLNMEKKMGDLSEKEMASQEDKMLSEEKVDVEVGNEVGNDLSKTVVMEPTAIRSDSRSEHREKCEEEFTREMDCYGNNCSESQPQVNLIANSANSHMELSVPEDKCMVLTEETEFTRKESETEVNKHDYSPNQLMDDSNRESEIELKHASQNDSFLGPSFKNNEESSVDASHDPTSNGSCQVEEAKVSENGYIDLFNDIQSEASEDGCKESEGDAMIVPELGIIPEELSMSNGKGNEGGTDCKLEEEKTAEKQIVEEIKEKTEAPCAIGKGAEEQQGGEQLVSKTLAVQAEAYNPQAPASLFQSQDQQQEKVTVSGDAQGSNGLTLELKPESCQEFLVAKVSTDQAEFMNILGTSDSAVELAMVKPQEEASYYFIAAREVVRETKSLAFDQCEKRDSTIFPKGGYEAQESVGRLSTESNPDNLNIHVQMRKSPSFDLDLRIEARSEESDQTPLLYQDKITVESLSDQSDVSLQSPHLLSQCSQETLRALPVEEKVIALERSDSEKSRTPFLGFLKEDEAAHAVVTPKKQDNHAAAKKTTKDLWNSPTKEVASASPKGKEKHKRRTSLFGQCMCCATVIN, translated from the exons ATGGGAAATGAGATGGGCAACAACAACACATCTGGACTGCGAG AAGAAGATAGCACGACTGATGAGGCTCAGGAAAAATCTGTACAAGAACCTACTAATGCCAATGCCGTGAAAGAAGAAAACCATGTAGTTCCTGCAGGAGAGAGTAAAGATTATCATGAAAAAGTGAAAGGGTTAGATCGTGATGATCGAAAGGGTTCTGGAGATACTCATGATCATAACCAGACATCGGATGAGGCAG AACATGCTGAAGCTCATCCAACTCCGGAGTCTCCTAAAGCTGAAACGAAACCAAATGAAGTAGGTGGTGGAGATAATGAATTTCACCCAGCTTCTTTTTCGAATGAATTGGAAGGTAATGAGAAGTCAACAGAGTCTCATTTAGAGGAGACTGTTCTTGGAGCAAACAGTAATCAGCTAGAGAGGCAAGCTTCCTTCAAGAAAG AGGAACAGGAGATCATGTCAGTTTCAACTTTTGTCACGATATCACCATCACATGATCCAGAACCTCAAGAATCTATGGACTTGAAGTTTGATCAACAGGAGTTTATTGAAAATCATTCCGAACAATCTATAAAAGATAGCACTAATTCACTGGAAACAAGTGAAAATATCGTAGGATCAAATATTGTTGAAGATATCATCACTAAGGAGAATGGTCACCTGGTGGAGACCTGCGCTTATGACAATCTGGATGGAATTCTTGTTTCTGGGACCACTCTAAACATGGAGAAGAAAATGGGTGACTTGTCGGAGAAAGAAATGGCATCTCAAGAAGATAAGATGCTTAGTGAAGAGAAAGTTGACgttgaagttggaaatgaggtTGGAAATGATTTAAGCAAAACAGTTGTTATGGAGCCAACAGCGATACGATCAGATTCTCGAAGTGAGCACAGAGAGAAATGTGAAGAAGAGTTCACCAGGGAGATGGATTGTTATGGAAACAATTGCTCAGAGTCACAGCCACAGGTCAATCTTATCGCTAACTCAGCAAACTCTCATATGGAACTATCTGTGCCTGAAGATAAATGCATGGTCCTTACTGAAGAAACTGAATTCACGAGAAAAGAATCGGAAACGGAAGTTAACAAGCATGATTACAGCCCGAATCAGTTAATGGATGATTCGAATAGAGAATCAGAGATTGAATTGAAACATGCATCTCAAAATGATTCTTTTCTCGGGCCTAGTTTCAAGAATAATGAGGAGAGTTCAGTTGATGCTTCTCATGATCCTACTAGCAACGGAAGCTGTCAAGTTGAGGAGGCAAAGGTTTCTGAGAATGGCTACATTGACTTATTCAACGACATCCAGAGTGAAGCTTCTGAAGACGGCTGCAAGGAATCTGAAGGAGACGCTATGATAGTCCCTGAACTTGGAATTATTCCAGAAGAGTTATCCATGTCCAACGGGAAAGGCAATGAAGGGGGAACAGATTGTAAACTGGAGGAAGAGAAGACAGCAGAGAAGCAAATTGTCGAAGAGATAAAGGAGAAGACAGAAGCTCCATGTGCCATTGGAAAGGGTGCAGAAGAACAGCAAGGCGGAGAACAGTTAGTGTCCAAAACACTTGCAGTACAAGCAGAAGCATATAACCCACAGGCTCCGGCTTCTCTGTTCCAGTCTCAGGATCAGCAACAAGAAAAGGTAACGGTATCTGGCGATGCTCAAGGCAGCAATGGGTTAACCTTGGAATTGAAGCCCGAGAGTTGCCAGGAGTTCCTTGTTGCAAAGGTTTCTACTGACCAAGCGGaattcatgaatattttagGGACCTCAGATTCTGCAGTTGAGTTGGCAATGGTCAAGCCTCAGGAAGAAGCTTCATACTATTTCATAGCAGCTCGAGAGGTAGTGAGAGAAACCAAATCTTTAGCTTTTGATCAATGTGAGAAACGTGATTCAACTATCTTCCCAAAGGGTGGCTATGAGGCACAAGAAAGTGTGGGGAGGCTCAGCACTGAATCAAATCCCGACAACCTGAACATTCATGTACAGATGCGAAAATCTCCAAGCTTTGATCTTGATCTCCGAATAGAAGCAAGGAGTGAAGAGTCAGATCAGACTCCACTTCTTTATCAAGACAAGATTACAGTTGAAAGCTTATCGGATCAGTCTGATGTCAGCCTTCAAAGTCCACATCTGCTTTCTCAGTGTAGTCAAGAAACACTGCGAGCATTGCCAGTTGAAGAGAAAGTGATTGCTCTGGAAAGAAGTGATTCTGAGAAGTCAAGAACACCATTCCTTGGTTTCTTGAAAGAAGATGAAGCGGCTCATGCTGTTGTTACACCAAAGAAACAAGATAACCATGCTGCTGCAAAGAAGACAACTAAGGATCTGTGGAACTCACCTACAAAGGAAGTGGCATCGGCTTCTCCTAAAGGTAAAGAGAAACATAAGCGCAGAACATCCCTCTTTGGTCAGTGCATGTGTTGTGCAACAGTGATTAATTAA